A genome region from Cryptomeria japonica unplaced genomic scaffold, Sugi_1.0 HiC_scaffold_12, whole genome shotgun sequence includes the following:
- the LOC131860452 gene encoding BURP domain-containing protein 3-like, with protein MAASLVLSSSVAAIRAAHLQGERVSWTPSMAYWHEKLPTTPMPEALKELISANDEKVEVNVGKGGVKVNVGMPPRKVGTQKQAKGVGRCVAGINYAAITQMPRDISLCMLLLEKDLVGGTKVPLTFLHESIPNSHQKYFLPRAVADEIPFSSDKLSVALKELNIAPDSITALAMKETLQDCESPAMKGETKFCPTSLEAMIDFTTSKLGSNRLTVLATNFSKTSKSVRQEYTITGVKYESKEDKAVYYCHSSQYPYAVYLCHDLQGTRTARVWVKGEDGSTVEAAAICHTKTSSWNPDNMVFQVLNVKPGAASICHLARQGDVLWLTAD; from the exons ATGGCGGCTTCCCTCGTCTTAAGCTCA TCAGTAGCAGCTATCCGAGCGGCGCATTTGCAGGGTGAAAGGGTCTCTTGGACTCCGAGTATGGCGTACTGGCACGAGAAGCTGCCCACAACACCCATGCCAGAAGCTCTGAAGGAACTCATCTCAGCCAACGATGAGAAAGTGGAGGTGAACGTGGGCAAGGGAGGAGTGAAGGTGAACGTGGGGATGCCTCCGAGAAAAGTTGGGACGCAAAAACAGGCAAAAGGAGTTGGGAGGTGCGTCGCGGGCATCAATTACGCTGCAATTACGCAAATGCCAAGGGACATATCGCTGTGCATGCTTCTGCTGGAGAAAGATTTGGTAGGCGGAACCAAAGTGCCTCTCACCTTTCTGCACGAAAGCATTCCCAATTCTCATCAGAAGTATTTTCTTCCACGCGCCGTTGCAGACGAAATCCCTTTCTCCTCCGACAAGCTTTCCGTAGCGTTGAAGGAGCTCAACATAGCGCCAGATTCCATCACGGCCCTGGCTATGAAGGAGACTTTACAAGATTGTGAAAGTCCTGCTATGAAGGGCGAAACCAAATTCTGCCCAACATCGTTGGAGGCCATGATTGATTTCACCACGTCGAAGCTGGGAAGCAATCGCTTGACTGTGCTGGCGACGAATTTTTCAAAGACGTCAAAATCTGTAAGGCAGGAGTATACCATTACGGGAGTGAAATACGAGAGCAAAGAAGACAAGGCAGTGTATTACTGCCACAGTTCACAATATCCATATGCGGTGTATCTCTGCCACGATCTGCAAGGTACGAGGACCGCAAGAGTTTGGGTGAAGGGCGAAGATGGCAGCACGGTGGAGGCGGCAGCCATCTGTCACACGAAAACTAGTTCCTGGAATCCTGACAACATGGTATTCCAGGTGTTGAACGTGAAGCCTGGTGCCGCTTCTATCTGTCATCTCGCTCGCCAAGGGGACGTTTTGTGGCTCACCGCTGACTGA